A genomic window from Salvia miltiorrhiza cultivar Shanhuang (shh) chromosome 5, IMPLAD_Smil_shh, whole genome shotgun sequence includes:
- the LOC130985716 gene encoding exo-alpha-bergamotene synthase-like: MEARRSGNFEASVWDDDYIQSLTSPYTGNKYVGEVEKLKNQVEIMIDETADEADQLELINNLQRLGLCNHFKDRIAKMLDNISKAEDDEYMEKDLHVTALKFRLLRQSGYHVPQEVFFSFMDDVGNFKASVCEDVRGVVSLYEASYLSMEGESILDLAKDFSLNNLSGRIDQIREADVAEQVRHALEVPLHWRVERLEVIWFVEAYESRSDANLTLLELAKLAFNVLQATHQQELKLISRWSEETGLAEKLGFARHRLAECFLWSLGFVPEPHLGESREIMTKAAVLVTLLDDIYDIYGTFEELRLFTHTVERWDINSLDSLPEYMRIFFLALFNSANELAYRIMRDQGPNIISNMRRMWVDLCKAYYLEAIWFHSGYVPTTEEYLSTAWVSISGPLILVYGYLSTNPINKKELLSLEQHPGIIRWPSMIFRLTDDLGTSSDEMKRGDVPKIVECYMKETGCSEEDARKHVKHLMEAAFKRMNKEILMEKPLKNYGLTAMNLGRMSFCMYQYGDGFGIPHSQTKKNLVSLLVRPMPSIS, from the exons ATGGAGGCGAGGAGGTCAGGAAACTTTGAAGCCAGTGTCTGGGATGACGATTACATTCAGTCCCTCACAAGTCCATACACG GGGAATAAATACGTAGGTGAAGTTGAGAAGCTGAAAAATCAGGTGGAAATAATGATAGACGAAACCGCAGATGAGGCAGACCAACTTGAGCTTATCAATAATCTGCAGAGGCTGGGTTTATGTAACCACTTTAAGGATCGAATAGCAAAGATGTTAGACAACATTTCTAAGGCGGAAGATGACGAATACATGGAAAAGGACTTGCACGTCACAGCTCTCAAATTCAGACTTCTTCGGCAAAGTGGATATCATGTTCCTCAAG AGGTTTTCTTTAGTTTCATGGACGATGTAGGGAATTTCAAGGCCTCCGTATGTGAAGACGTGAGAGGAGTGGTATCTCTATATGAAGCTTCGTATTTATCCATGGAAGGGGAAAGCATACTGGATTTAGCCAAAGATTTCTCACTGAATAATCTTAGTGGAAGAATCGACCAAATTAGAGAGGCGGATGTAGCTGAGCAAGTGAGGCATGCTTTGGAGGTTCCATTACACTGGAGAGTGGAGAGGCTAGAAGTCATATGGTTCGTAGAAGCGTACGAGAGTCGATCTGACGCAAACCTTACCCTGCTGGAGCTAGCTAAATTGGCTTTCAACGTGCTACAGGCAACACACCAGCAAGAGCTCAAACTTATATCAAG GTGGAGTGAGGAAACCGGTCTGGCGGAAAAGTTGGGGTTTGCGAGGCACCGATTGGCAGAGTGCTTCTTGTGGTCTCTGGGATTTGTTCCGGAGCCTCATCTTGGAGAATCCAGGGAAATTATGACCAAGGCTGCGGTGTTGGTCACCTTACTCGATGATATATACGATATATATGGAACATTTGAAGAACTCCGATTGTTCACCCACACAGTCGAGAG GTGGGATATTAATTCGCTGGACAGCCTTCCAGAATATATGCGGATTTTCTTTTTAGCTCTCTTCAATTCCGCGAATGAATTGGCTTATCGCATTATGAGAGACCAAGGTCCCAACATTATCTCAAATATGAGGAGAATG TGGGTAGATTTGTGCAAAGCTTACTACTTGGAAGCGATATGGTTTCACAGCGGTTATGTGCCAACCACAGAAGAGTACCTGAGTACAGCATGGGTTTCCATTTCGGGTCCTCTAATTCTTGTTTACGGTTACTTGTCAACAAATCCAATAAACAAGAAGGAACTGCTGAGCCTAGAGCAGCATCCTGGTATCATTCGCTGGCCATCCATGATTTTTCGTCTCACAGATGACTTGGGAACTTCATCC GATGAAATGAAACGAGGGGATGTTCCGAAGATAGTCGAGTGCTACATGAAGGAAACAGGATGCTCTGAGGAGGATGCTCGCAAGCATGTAAAGCATTTGATGGAGGCGGCATTTAAGCGGATGAACAAAGAGATACTAATGGAGAAGCCCTTGAAGAATTACGGCCTTACTGCCATGAATCTTGGACGAATGTCTTTCTGCATGTATCAATATGGAGATGGCTTCGGAATTCCCCATTCCCAAACCAAGAAAAATTTGGTCTCGCTCCTCGTTCGCCCTATGCCCTCAATTTCTTAG
- the LOC130985717 gene encoding uncharacterized protein LOC130985717, with product MSKKKATMTLKDFHGGSIPSDLPLPSAPGVTVRPVDRGGFDRQMSWGNSAGRSEHRLRPASAGSARTLDEKSPFLSHSSHIGLNFDEDERKPLDGVSGPRRTVADESFRAQPSRMAEHKTDNTTPGARVGSSPSIPVSQLSTGSTGGSYAGRVVEVQNSKFNNQTLSGSRSYGSSYPVVGGNAGQAVAGSHPNAWGIRKEASSMKEPASAAWSAPDAETKLAHASALEKVSSGRWSSKQQINPRKDAAVHGLHETDGKFEYNSSNAYIRKTYNRLDVAADSDYQDIGLVMHAERSLTFGDGIHSGVKEVPQAYERTKSAIRMDSYEKNAAATANGFLSVQSSLKPVGAEFQSTLSSESSERPKLKLLPRSKPLENIESPSEHKQRYEQTSDNLHMEDIHEVKNAIVGDRAPERPKLNLKPRSQTHEQLEGNTEVKRGTVFGEARPRELVLKARGVEDDLNNYEGQPVLRVKEVSPKNDTFTHGSSARYSEKSEGIPTDQRMGKYSNRRENQLDVERSDSHRRNRQNEIWRNNKDAEKHRNQQPKQPQDRAPSPETWRKPIEHGKPAPTDAPIRYGKAASAVELAQAFSKSVSDPTAADRLSGPRGIPGRNQMPFSRLTGPTPRPQINGY from the exons AACTGTGAGGCCCGTTGATCGTGGTGGATTTGATAGGCAGATGTCATGGGGTAACTCAGCAGGAAGGTCTGAACATCGGTTGCGGCCAGCATCTGCTGGCTCAGCTAGGACCCTTGATGAAAAATCTCCATTTCTAAGTCATAGTTCCCACATAGGCCTCAATTTTGATGAGGATGAGCGGAAGCCTTTGGATGGAGTTTCAGGCCCTCGCCGAACAGTTGCAGACGAAAGCTTTCGTGCTCAACCTAGTCGCATGGCCGAGCATAAGACAGATAATACTACGCCTGGTGCTAGAGTTGGTAGTAGTCCTTCAATTCCTGTGTCTCAGCTATCAACTGGTTCCACTGGTGGCTCTTATGCAGGGAGGGTTGTTGAAGTGCAAAATTCAAAGTTCAACAATCAAACTTTAAGTGGTAGTCGCAGTTATGGGTCAAGTTATCCAGTTGTTGGTGGAAATGCTGGGCAAGCAGTGGCTGGATCACATCCAAATGCATGGGGGATAAGGAAGGAGGCTTCTAGTATGAAAGAGCCTGCATCTGCTGCATGGTCAGCTCCAGATGCCGAGACAAAGTTAGCCCATGCCAGTGCTCTTGAGAAGGTCTCATCTGGTCGGTGGAGCTCAAAACAACAAATTAATCCTCGAAAAGATGCTGCAGTCCATGGACTTCATGAAACTGACGGGAAGTTTGAGTATAATTCTAGCAATGCATACATTAGGAAAACCTATAATAGGTTAGATGTAGCTGCTGACTCTGACTATCAAGACATTGGCTTGGTAATGCATGCTGAAAGAAGTCTAACTTTCGGAGATGGGATTCACAGTGGTGTAAAGGAGGTGCCGCAAGCTTATGAGAGGACTAAATCTGCCATACGTATGGATTCATATGAGAAAAACGCTGCTGCTACTGCTAATGGTTTCCTGTCTGTTCAGTCCTCTTTGAAACCTGTTGGGGCTGAGTTTCAGTCAACGTTATCTTCAGAATCATCAGAAAGACCAAAGCTCAAATTACTTCCAAGATCAAAACCGTTGGAGAATATAGAATCACCAAGTGAGCACAAGCAG AGATATGAGCAGACTAGTGATAATCTCCATATGGAGGATATCCATGAAGTTAAAAATGCTATTGTTGGCGATAGAGCTCCAGAGCGCCCAAAACTGAATTTGAAGCCACGATCACAAACCCATGAGCAACTTGAAGGAAACACAGAAGTCAAAAG AGGGACTGTTTTTGGGGAAGCTCGCCCACGGGAATTG GTTCTTAAGGCACGTGGGGTTGAAGATGACTTAAACAACTATGAGGGTCAACCTGTGTTGAG GGTGAAGGAAGTTTCTCCAAAGAATGACACGTTCACGCATGGATCTTCTGCACGCTACAGTGAAAAATCTGAAGGTATTCCTACTGATCAAAGGATGGGTAAATACTCTAACAGGCGAGAAAACCAGCTGGATGTTGAGAGAAGCGATTCACATAGGAGGAACAGGCAAAACGAAATTTGGAGAAATAATAAGGATGCCGAGAAGCACCGCAATCAGCAACCGAAACAGCCACAGGATAGGGCTCCATCTCCAGAGACGTGGCGAAAACCAATTGAGCATGGCAAGCCAGCACCGACTGATGCCCCCATACGATATGGGAAAGCAGCATCTGCAGTTGAGCTGGCCCAGGCCTTTTCAAAATCAGTATCAGATCCAACTGCTGCTGATCGACTCTCTGGCCCTAGAGGCATCCCTGGTCGCAACCAGATGCCTTTTTCCAGACTTACGGGCCCAACACCGAGGCCTCAGATCAATGGTTACTGA